A segment of the Superficieibacter sp. HKU1 genome:
CCGGTTCATCGGAGGTGACGTGCAGCGGGCCAATCGGCACCACGTTGTTTTTCTTGTCGCCCAGCTCGTTGATGAACTGATAGGTTTCGGCATCGGTAGTCGGCGCGGGACGCTGACGATAATCCATGCTGTCTTTACGCAGCGGATAGAGATCGTCCGGCCAGTCGTCCGGCAGCACCAGGCGACGCTCGTCCGGCAGGCCAACCGGGATCAGACCGTACATATCGCGCACTTCACGCTCGCCCCAGACGGCGGCGGGAACGCGCGGCGTGACGGAGGGGAACTCCAGCGTGCTGGCGTCAACGTCAACGCGCACGGTGATCCAGCATTTCGTCCCCTGCTCCATCGACATCACGTAATAGACGGCGTAATTGCCGCACAGCGGACGCTCATCGTTGCCAAACAGCACCGACAGCCAGCCGCCCTGTTTGTAATACAGAAACTCGACCACTTCCGGCAGATAGTTCACCTTCACGGTGACCGTAATTTGGTCTTTGGTCTGCCACGCTTCGTCCAGCACCACGCCGGGAAAAGCCTCGTGCAGCGCGGCGAGATAATGTTGACCGATTTTTTGTTCAGACATAAATAAACTCTCTTAAAACGCCGCCAGCAGGGAGACGAAAGCTAAAAAGGCAAAACCAAACCCGGCCCAGGTAATGCGCCCGGTGATGTCCAGACGCAGACGCGCCATGCTGTTTTCAAAGAGCGCGATAACCAGCACGCCGACGATGACCTTAACCACAGCAACTACAATCGCCAGCAGCAGACCGCCCGCGCTGAAGCTGGTCATTTGTCCCCACGGGATAAACACGCCGACAAACATTTGCAGTACCACCAGCTGTTTCAGGCTAATGGCCCACTTGATCACCCCGAAACCGCTGCCGCTGTACTCCGACAGCGGGCCTTCCTGTAGCTCCTGCTCCGCTTCCGCGAGGTCAAAGGGCAGTTTGCCCATTTCGATAAAGGTGGCGAACGCGCAGGCGCACAGCGCGAGGATCAGCGGAATACTGCGCGCGGCAGGCCAGTGGTAAATGGTGTCGGTGATGCTGCTGATGTGCGTCGAACCTGCCACCTGCGCCGCGACCCACAGACCGAGCAGCAGAATCGGCTCCACCAGCACGCCGAGGATCGCTTCACGGCTCGCGCCGATGGCGGTAAACGGACTGCCGGTATCGAGGCCGGAAATGGCGAAGAAGAAACGCGCCACCGCGAACAGGTAGATAAGGGTGATCAGATCGCCCAGCTGCGGCAGCGGGGAGGCGACCGTCACCACCGGCAGCGCGGCGGCGATGGTCAGCATCACGCCTGCCATCACAAACGGTGTGGCGCGGAATACCCAGCCGGAGGCGGCAGGAGCGACGCTCTGACGGCCCAGCAGTTTGATGATGTCGCGGTACTCCTGAAGCACATCAGGCCCGCGGCGGTTATGCATCCGGGCGCGCGCCACGCGGGTGATGCCGGAGAGCAGCGGCGCGAAGGCGAACAGCGCCAGCGCCTGAAGTAAAGCAAGAACATAGGTCATTTTCAGGCTCCTCGCGTAACCACAACGACGACCAGCACCGCCAGCTCAACCAGCGCAATGCGGCGGAACAGAACAGCGGTGCAGTCGCACTGCCAGCCGGGAATAAAGCGCACCGGATTCAGCCATTTACGCAGCTTAAGCACCGGCGCAAACGCTTCTTTCACCGGCATGGCAAAGCCGTGGGCGGTAATCACCATTGACTGCTCGTGATCGTAACCGCACACCCAGGCCGGACCGCGTGAACGGTTCGCCAGGCGATCGCGTTTGAAAATCAGCATGATGATGAACGGCAGCAGCGGACAGGCGATCAGTAGCAGGGCTATCATCGGCTGTGAAACCACCGAGGTTGCAGGTTCGGCGTTCAACCGGAAGAGATTTCCGATGAGCGGCAGCAGCCACGGCGCGGCTACCCCACCCACAATGCAGCACATCGCCGCCAGCACCACGCTGAGCGTCATCAGCCACGGTGCGGCGGTCGCATTTTCGGCTTCCTTCGTGCGCGGCGCGCCGAGGAAAGTGACGCCGTAAACTTTTGCCATACACATCACGGCTAACGCGCCGGTGATCGCCAGGCCTACCGCCAGCAACGGCCCCAGCAGGCGACCAATAAAGACGTCGCTGCCGCTGAGTTTGAAGAAGGATTGATAAATGACCCATTCGCCGGCAAAGCCGTTCAACGGCGGCAGCGCGGCCATCGCCATCAGTCCCACCAGCATCGCCAGCGAAATCAGCGGCATTTTTTTGCCGATACCGCCAAGTTTTTCGATGTCGCGATGACCGGTGCGGAACCATACCGCGCCCGCGCCGAGGAACAGCGTGGTTTTGAACAGGCTGTGGTTCACCAGGTGATAGAGTCCGCCGGTAAACCCCAGCACCGTCATCAGCGGTGAGCGTAGTGCTATTCCCGTCACGCCAACCCCAAAACCGAGCAGAATAATGCCGATATTTTCCAGGGTATGATATGCCAGCAGGCGCTGGATATTGTGCTCCATCAGCGCATACAGGCCGCCGACAAACGCCGTCAGCATGCCCAGAACAAGCAGCGCGACGCCCCACCACAGCGGTACATTGATTTCCAGCGTTGAAAATACCAGTATCCCGAACAGGCCTACTTTCATCACCACCGTGGAAAACAGAGCCGCCGCGGGTGCGCTGGCATTAGCGTGAGCCTGCGGAACCCAACCGTGTAGCGGGATCACCCCCGCCAGCAGGCCAAATCCAATCACCCCCAGCAGCCAGATATCGCTGCCCAACGGTTGTTGTAAAACGCGCGAGTGAATAAGGCTGAAATTCAGCGAACCATAGCGCTGCCATGCCAGCCAGCAGGCGATCGCCAGCAGGAGAGTACCCAGGCGCCCCAGCACAAACCACAGCTTGCCGGATTGCGTACAGCCAGTAAGAAAGGCGGCGCACAGCGCCATAAT
Coding sequences within it:
- a CDS encoding respiratory chain complex I subunit 1 family protein, encoding MTYVLALLQALALFAFAPLLSGITRVARARMHNRRGPDVLQEYRDIIKLLGRQSVAPAASGWVFRATPFVMAGVMLTIAAALPVVTVASPLPQLGDLITLIYLFAVARFFFAISGLDTGSPFTAIGASREAILGVLVEPILLLGLWVAAQVAGSTHISSITDTIYHWPAARSIPLILALCACAFATFIEMGKLPFDLAEAEQELQEGPLSEYSGSGFGVIKWAISLKQLVVLQMFVGVFIPWGQMTSFSAGGLLLAIVVAVVKVIVGVLVIALFENSMARLRLDITGRITWAGFGFAFLAFVSLLAAF
- the hycC gene encoding formate hydrogenlyase subunit 3, which translates into the protein MNAASLVSQAVLWYVISAVLALVFCAWKRVSGAIAGIGGAVASAMTAVAGFMTLIAWLSAGAEGVWNDIVIPVVHVNLHLTGISAVWLVALGLSALFVSVFNIHWHHHPQVKSNGLLINVLMAAAVCAVTSKNLGTLVVMAEIMALCAAFLTGCTQSGKLWFVLGRLGTLLLAIACWLAWQRYGSLNFSLIHSRVLQQPLGSDIWLLGVIGFGLLAGVIPLHGWVPQAHANASAPAAALFSTVVMKVGLFGILVFSTLEINVPLWWGVALLVLGMLTAFVGGLYALMEHNIQRLLAYHTLENIGIILLGFGVGVTGIALRSPLMTVLGFTGGLYHLVNHSLFKTTLFLGAGAVWFRTGHRDIEKLGGIGKKMPLISLAMLVGLMAMAALPPLNGFAGEWVIYQSFFKLSGSDVFIGRLLGPLLAVGLAITGALAVMCMAKVYGVTFLGAPRTKEAENATAAPWLMTLSVVLAAMCCIVGGVAAPWLLPLIGNLFRLNAEPATSVVSQPMIALLLIACPLLPFIIMLIFKRDRLANRSRGPAWVCGYDHEQSMVITAHGFAMPVKEAFAPVLKLRKWLNPVRFIPGWQCDCTAVLFRRIALVELAVLVVVVVTRGA